A single window of Ignavibacteriota bacterium DNA harbors:
- a CDS encoding DUF814 domain-containing protein, whose protein sequence is MVRNYYTLLHIAREIETLAGCVVDECFSQEKDELIIRLNDGKRENYIIFNADGKYDSIFLQPKFRRAGKNSVALLESLEGDILQSAEVLGKSRIIKINFLHSTVYAVLFGGVYSNFLVLNSDNLIIDSFKAGQYQTESAFMPPEEHQKNVSDFPSDTKIKSAIANSKYLFGNTYASEVFHRLSDGTIKPEMQISDLNANQFDAILRISDELKNELESSNHFFVLENSSGKNIMSPVKLCGYELKSNHDSVSEAVHKRNVSDIIESRFSAEYSKIKNFLDKQQRKLEKAIENMQDIESAEKRMADYRLWAELLLSHPECKGKFGESIEVADWSGNSFNIKIDPKLNLIENAKKYFDKAHSTQEDIKIRKKRLPEMIDKLKIVRQKNDDLSKVNRLKDLTRFEGTIKQSTGKRVNTKKMTMEEKFRKFELGEGYVLYAGKNASNNDELTMKFANQNDVWLHARGSSGSHTIIRMDKEEKPPKNILQRAAEITAFYSGARNAKYVPVIWTFKKYVRKPKGANVGAVVVSKETVIMAEPKLPDDNN, encoded by the coding sequence ATGGTTAGAAATTATTATACTTTACTGCATATAGCCCGCGAGATTGAAACCCTTGCGGGCTGTGTTGTTGATGAATGCTTTTCGCAGGAAAAGGATGAATTAATAATAAGACTTAATGACGGCAAAAGGGAAAACTATATAATTTTCAATGCTGATGGAAAATATGATTCTATTTTTTTACAACCAAAATTTCGCAGAGCCGGAAAAAATTCTGTAGCACTTCTCGAAAGTTTAGAGGGTGATATTCTACAATCGGCTGAAGTTTTGGGAAAAAGCCGAATAATCAAAATCAATTTTCTGCATAGCACAGTTTATGCTGTATTATTTGGCGGGGTTTACAGTAACTTTCTGGTATTGAACAGTGATAATCTAATTATTGATTCATTCAAAGCCGGTCAGTATCAAACCGAATCAGCATTCATGCCGCCTGAAGAACATCAAAAAAATGTAAGTGATTTTCCTTCTGATACTAAGATCAAATCAGCTATTGCAAATTCAAAATATTTGTTTGGAAATACTTACGCAAGTGAAGTTTTTCATCGCTTGAGCGATGGCACGATCAAACCGGAAATGCAAATCAGTGATCTAAATGCAAATCAGTTTGATGCAATATTACGCATTTCAGACGAATTGAAAAATGAACTTGAAAGCTCGAATCATTTTTTTGTGCTCGAAAATAGTAGCGGCAAAAATATTATGTCGCCTGTAAAATTATGCGGTTACGAATTGAAATCCAATCATGATAGTGTTTCTGAAGCAGTTCACAAAAGAAATGTTTCTGATATAATTGAAAGTAGATTCAGTGCAGAATACAGCAAAATCAAAAACTTTCTGGATAAGCAGCAGCGCAAACTCGAAAAAGCTATTGAAAATATGCAGGATATCGAATCGGCTGAAAAAAGGATGGCAGATTACAGGCTTTGGGCTGAGCTTCTGTTGTCTCATCCTGAATGTAAAGGCAAGTTTGGAGAATCAATTGAAGTGGCAGATTGGTCAGGCAATTCATTTAATATCAAAATTGACCCAAAACTGAATTTAATTGAAAATGCTAAAAAATATTTCGATAAAGCGCATTCTACTCAGGAAGATATAAAAATTCGCAAGAAAAGATTGCCTGAAATGATTGATAAGTTAAAAATTGTAAGACAAAAGAATGATGATTTATCTAAAGTAAACCGTCTTAAAGATTTAACCCGATTTGAAGGTACAATTAAACAATCAACAGGAAAAAGAGTTAATACTAAAAAAATGACAATGGAAGAAAAATTCAGAAAGTTTGAACTCGGCGAAGGATATGTTCTCTATGCCGGAAAAAATGCCTCAAATAATGACGAGCTTACAATGAAATTCGCCAATCAGAATGATGTATGGCTTCATGCAAGAGGTTCAAGCGGCTCTCATACTATTATCAGGATGGATAAAGAAGAAAAGCCACCTAAGAACATTTTGCAGCGTGCAGCCGAAATTACTGCTTTCTATTCAGGTGCAAGAAATGCTAAATATGTGCCCGTTATATGGACTTTCAAAAAGTATGTACGCAAACCGAAAGGTGCTAATGTCGGAGCTGTGGTTGTATCGAAAGAAACAGTTATTATGGCAGAGCCAAAACTTCCTGATGACAATAATTAG
- a CDS encoding insulinase family protein, translated as MNYGLSRKSILLTLISAIFLSMSISLSASVSSFNPIRFHKDSLPNGLIVIYHIDKTAPVVSTIMHYKVGSKDENPSMTGFAHFFEHLMFESTDKIQRGELDRLIQNAGGNLNAHTSFDETVYYINLPANQLPLALWIESQRLRKLNVDTIGVETQRGVIQEERKQRTENQPYGDMLDRMMATLFKDGSYSWTPIGAEEHIAKATIGQFRDFYNNFYQPNNATLVISGDFDITLAQKYVDSYFAGIEPVSLPKREVFNMPPLEGEIRHEVSDKLAQMPAIFIGYRGPALVDSLYYPISLLSEILSSGESSRLYKRLVDTEQEAVAANFNMIPLEKAGVMLFVGVPGQSKSIKKVESLFYEELDKIVKQGISDDELEKAKAIFEAGFVCSKKSASNKARELASFQSYYNDPGLINSELEKYMSVTKEDIMKAAQVYLNTNNKVVLIYKPESQK; from the coding sequence ATGAATTATGGACTAAGCCGAAAATCAATTTTATTAACATTGATTTCTGCTATTTTTCTGTCAATGAGTATCTCATTATCAGCATCAGTAAGCAGTTTCAACCCAATCAGATTTCACAAAGATTCGCTTCCAAACGGACTTATTGTAATTTATCATATTGATAAAACCGCACCGGTTGTATCAACAATTATGCACTATAAAGTAGGCTCAAAGGATGAGAATCCCTCGATGACCGGTTTTGCACATTTTTTCGAACATCTGATGTTTGAATCAACCGATAAAATTCAGCGCGGAGAGCTTGACCGCTTAATTCAAAATGCAGGTGGCAATTTAAATGCTCACACTTCATTTGATGAAACAGTATATTATATTAATCTTCCTGCAAATCAGTTACCACTTGCACTTTGGATTGAATCCCAAAGGCTTCGCAAACTGAATGTTGACACCATCGGAGTGGAAACCCAGCGTGGAGTAATTCAGGAAGAAAGAAAGCAAAGAACTGAGAACCAGCCCTATGGCGATATGCTTGACAGAATGATGGCAACGCTGTTTAAAGATGGATCATATTCATGGACTCCTATTGGCGCTGAGGAACATATTGCTAAAGCTACAATCGGGCAGTTCAGAGATTTTTACAACAATTTCTATCAGCCTAATAATGCTACTTTAGTAATTTCAGGCGATTTCGATATTACCCTTGCACAAAAATATGTGGATTCATATTTTGCCGGTATAGAGCCTGTATCACTACCAAAACGTGAAGTATTTAATATGCCGCCATTGGAAGGTGAAATTAGACATGAAGTAAGCGACAAGCTCGCTCAAATGCCTGCAATTTTTATAGGCTACAGAGGTCCTGCACTGGTTGATTCACTCTATTACCCAATAAGTTTGCTTTCTGAAATTCTCTCTTCAGGAGAAAGCTCAAGATTATACAAAAGACTTGTTGATACCGAGCAGGAAGCTGTTGCAGCAAATTTCAATATGATACCACTCGAAAAAGCGGGAGTTATGCTTTTTGTAGGTGTACCCGGACAAAGCAAAAGTATAAAAAAAGTTGAAAGTTTGTTTTATGAGGAATTAGATAAAATTGTTAAGCAAGGTATATCGGACGATGAGCTTGAAAAAGCGAAAGCAATTTTTGAAGCCGGTTTTGTTTGCAGTAAGAAATCTGCATCAAATAAAGCAAGAGAACTTGCAAGTTTCCAAAGTTATTATAATGACCCGGGACTTATTAATTCCGAGCTCGAAAAATATATGAGTGTTACAAAAGAAGATATTATGAAAGCAGCTCAAGTTTACCTTAATACAAATAATAAGGTAGTTTTAATTTACAAACCTGAATCTCAAAAATAG
- a CDS encoding insulinase family protein, with protein MYKLFLFITLLFVNISLLAKDFNPDLMPEPLEETGFKFPDYIVNTLENGLKVYVIQDKEQPVVSFRLMIFGGASVEGTKAGVAELTTSMLTKGTQKRSAGDIAEIIDGMGATLSSSATSDYWTIYAEGLKKYESTLLDVMADILLNPKFDTQEFLKIQQQTLAGLQFEKSNSGELAQALSRIAVYGKDHPYAQRKTEQSVNSINVNDLKEFHKLWTKPNNASIAVVGDVDPDIIVKKLEELFKNWSKSEVPAINVPEATPMPKGIYFVNRSGSAQSSIIITTNTIPYNHIDLERLKLASALIGGSNGRLYQTLREKYSFTYSPYGFHTSTKFANRFAAVAEVAKAKTDSSIALVISELNDIISNSPKSEELERVRTSLLGNYNMSFENSLFIASLIQNEEFYGKRINEIKTYASKIKSLTPNDITTAVKSYINPDNAQIIVVGEPAIASELEKYGIVFKYDLDLNALSGKDGKTEKISLSAKDLINRYEKAIGGKSNVEKITSLNVISEAELNVGGQMLQGQVLSQKKLPNKLYNVSDFNVFKSQVWVDGENAWSSQGDQESIIQEGDDKKRMFFDAEIFPILTLQKYSYKLEVQGKQGNSILLMATSETGSDKTYYFNADNYLLEKEEFLIDSGIGMSEIWSISYSDYQDFQGIKLPTVQVTRTPNFVITMKSNYEINPEIEEEVFKPQK; from the coding sequence ATGTATAAATTATTTTTATTTATAACTTTATTATTTGTAAACATAAGTTTACTTGCAAAAGACTTTAATCCTGATTTAATGCCTGAGCCACTTGAGGAAACAGGTTTCAAATTCCCTGATTATATTGTTAATACACTCGAAAACGGACTTAAAGTCTATGTCATTCAGGACAAAGAACAACCTGTAGTATCATTCAGATTGATGATTTTCGGCGGAGCAAGTGTTGAGGGTACGAAAGCAGGTGTCGCAGAATTAACTACATCAATGCTGACCAAAGGAACCCAAAAGCGAAGTGCAGGCGATATTGCAGAAATTATTGACGGAATGGGGGCAACACTTTCAAGTAGCGCAACGAGCGATTACTGGACTATTTATGCTGAAGGCTTAAAAAAATACGAATCCACATTACTTGATGTTATGGCGGATATTTTATTGAATCCAAAATTTGATACGCAGGAATTCCTCAAAATTCAGCAGCAAACTCTTGCAGGTCTGCAATTTGAAAAATCTAATTCCGGTGAGCTTGCTCAGGCTCTTTCAAGGATAGCAGTTTACGGAAAAGACCACCCTTATGCACAAAGGAAAACAGAACAAAGTGTAAATTCTATTAACGTTAATGACCTTAAAGAATTCCACAAATTATGGACAAAACCAAATAATGCATCTATTGCAGTAGTTGGTGATGTTGACCCTGATATAATAGTTAAAAAACTTGAGGAACTTTTCAAGAATTGGTCAAAATCTGAAGTTCCTGCTATCAATGTACCTGAAGCTACACCAATGCCAAAAGGTATATATTTTGTCAATCGCAGTGGCTCTGCTCAGTCTTCCATTATTATTACCACTAATACAATTCCCTACAATCATATTGATTTGGAAAGGTTAAAACTCGCTTCAGCTTTGATTGGCGGATCAAATGGAAGATTATATCAAACATTAAGAGAAAAGTATTCATTTACATATTCTCCTTACGGATTTCACACTTCTACTAAATTTGCAAACAGATTTGCTGCCGTTGCTGAAGTTGCTAAAGCAAAAACAGATTCATCAATAGCACTTGTAATTTCAGAGTTAAATGATATAATCTCCAACTCACCTAAATCCGAAGAACTTGAAAGAGTGCGGACTTCTTTGCTGGGAAATTATAATATGTCATTTGAAAACAGTTTATTCATCGCTTCGCTTATTCAGAATGAAGAATTTTACGGAAAACGAATCAATGAAATAAAAACTTACGCATCAAAAATTAAGTCGCTGACTCCTAATGACATAACAACTGCTGTTAAAAGCTATATTAATCCTGATAATGCTCAAATCATTGTTGTCGGAGAACCGGCTATAGCTTCCGAACTTGAAAAATACGGAATTGTTTTTAAATATGATTTAGACCTGAATGCCCTAAGTGGTAAAGATGGAAAAACAGAAAAAATATCTTTATCGGCAAAAGATTTAATAAACAGATACGAAAAGGCTATAGGTGGAAAATCCAATGTTGAAAAGATTACTTCATTGAATGTTATAAGTGAAGCTGAATTGAATGTCGGTGGTCAGATGCTCCAGGGGCAGGTACTTTCTCAGAAAAAACTACCAAATAAATTATATAACGTTTCTGATTTCAACGTTTTCAAAAGTCAGGTTTGGGTTGATGGTGAAAATGCCTGGTCATCTCAGGGAGACCAAGAATCAATTATACAGGAAGGCGATGATAAAAAGCGAATGTTTTTTGATGCTGAAATATTTCCTATTTTAACTCTTCAGAAGTATAGTTACAAACTGGAAGTACAGGGCAAGCAGGGCAATTCTATTTTGCTTATGGCAACAAGTGAAACCGGAAGCGATAAAACATATTATTTCAACGCGGACAATTATCTATTAGAAAAAGAGGAATTTTTAATAGACAGCGGAATTGGCATGTCGGAAATCTGGAGTATTTCTTATAGTGATTATCAGGATTTTCAGGGTATTAAGCTACCAACTGTTCAGGTAACAAGAACTCCTAATTTCGTAATTACTATGAAATCAAACTATGAAATCAATCCTGAAATTGAAGAAGAGGTTTTTAAACCACAAAAATAA
- a CDS encoding chemotaxis protein CheW, translated as MANLNDTYSKEQKDDILQLVSFNIGEEEFGVDILKVQEIIRLVEITRVPNAPHFVEGVINLRGKVIPVIDLRKRLGMVSIESSVESRIVVVELENKIIGFLVDCVNEVLRISRSITEPPPAIIAGINADYITAIGKLEDRILILLDLEMILNTNEKQSLTNLESVAV; from the coding sequence ATGGCAAATTTAAATGATACGTACAGTAAAGAACAAAAGGATGATATCCTACAGCTTGTAAGCTTCAATATCGGTGAAGAAGAGTTTGGAGTTGACATTCTGAAAGTTCAGGAAATTATCAGACTTGTAGAAATCACACGCGTTCCGAACGCTCCGCACTTTGTAGAAGGTGTAATTAACCTGCGTGGCAAGGTAATCCCTGTGATAGATTTACGGAAGAGACTCGGAATGGTAAGCATCGAGTCAAGTGTTGAAAGTAGAATTGTTGTGGTTGAACTTGAAAATAAAATCATTGGTTTTCTTGTTGATTGTGTAAATGAGGTTTTACGTATCTCACGAAGCATTACCGAGCCGCCTCCGGCAATAATAGCAGGCATCAATGCAGACTATATAACTGCTATTGGCAAGCTCGAAGACAGAATTTTAATATTATTGGACCTGGAAATGATATTAAATACCAATGAAAAGCAATCTCTTACAAATTTGGAATCAGTGGCAGTTTAA
- a CDS encoding ABC transporter permease, with product MSLSSIRFIADKITSSSKRQKFINFTLAVSLVSVMLGCMALILSLAILDGFDKKLHESAIKFTSHITITSFNREPLLNYPETVSGIQNQFPEVKAVEPVCEREGLIKSSSLTEGVTIRGIFPEMSISGLESFIIDGKFGFTDSNAREVIIGKRLADKLSAVIGDEITILTMKAKSLFGLPEPKVEKYTITALYNSGMVQYDDILIFIPYGKALKLFDMPAYSASMYQIMLDDIYKAPFLVDSIESFLRYPYFGLTVFNYHGSIFSWIEIQKEPIPIVLGLISIVAVLNIITSLLITIVEKTNTIGILRALGLDNRKILGIFIYKGFSLGLKGTIMGLSLAYIFSYVQKNYGIIRLKGEIYFLDVLPVEIVLEHYIIVASVSLILAVVATLIPAFIAVKVTPLKAMQFK from the coding sequence ATGAGCTTATCAAGCATCAGATTTATTGCAGACAAAATTACGAGTTCATCTAAGAGACAAAAATTTATTAATTTCACTCTTGCAGTTTCATTAGTGAGCGTCATGCTTGGATGTATGGCGCTCATTTTGTCATTGGCTATTCTTGATGGCTTCGATAAAAAGCTTCATGAAAGTGCAATTAAGTTTACTTCCCATATTACCATAACATCATTTAACCGCGAACCACTTTTAAATTACCCTGAAACAGTTAGCGGAATACAAAATCAATTTCCTGAAGTCAAAGCGGTAGAACCTGTATGCGAAAGAGAGGGACTGATTAAGTCGTCCAGTCTTACCGAAGGAGTTACTATTCGTGGAATTTTTCCGGAGATGAGCATATCAGGTTTGGAAAGTTTTATCATTGATGGCAAGTTTGGATTTACAGACTCAAACGCTCGCGAAGTTATTATTGGCAAAAGGCTTGCAGATAAATTATCAGCTGTAATTGGCGATGAAATTACTATACTTACTATGAAAGCCAAAAGTCTTTTTGGTCTACCGGAGCCAAAAGTTGAAAAATATACAATCACGGCTTTGTATAATAGCGGAATGGTGCAATACGACGACATTTTAATTTTCATTCCATATGGCAAAGCGCTCAAACTCTTTGATATGCCTGCTTACTCCGCTTCAATGTACCAGATAATGCTTGATGATATTTACAAAGCACCTTTTTTGGTTGACTCTATTGAAAGTTTTCTGCGTTATCCTTATTTTGGGCTTACAGTTTTCAACTATCACGGTTCAATTTTTTCATGGATTGAAATTCAAAAAGAACCAATTCCAATAGTTTTGGGGCTAATTTCGATTGTTGCTGTACTTAATATTATAACATCATTATTGATTACAATTGTAGAGAAAACCAATACAATCGGAATACTAAGAGCATTAGGGCTGGACAATCGGAAAATTTTAGGAATTTTTATTTACAAAGGATTTTCTCTTGGTCTGAAAGGAACGATAATGGGATTAAGCCTTGCATATATATTCAGCTATGTGCAGAAAAATTATGGTATAATTCGATTAAAAGGTGAAATTTACTTTCTTGATGTACTCCCGGTTGAAATTGTACTCGAACACTACATTATTGTAGCTTCTGTTTCTTTGATATTGGCAGTTGTTGCAACTCTCATACCAGCCTTCATTGCTGTAAAAGTAACACCCCTTAAAGCAATGCAATTCAAATAA
- the nth gene encoding endonuclease III translates to MKTKFPKTQKAEKERFSIIINRLKEIYPDIKIQLDFTNPFELLIATILSAQCTDARVNIVTKSLFKKYLTPYDYLKVPVEELEKDIFSTGFYKAKAKNIRGACRKIISDFDGNVPDKMDDLLTLPGVGRKTANVVLGHCFNTPGIVVDTHVTRISNLLGFTDTNDAVKIEYKLMKILPKEVWVTFTHYFINHGRNTCIARRPKCSECVVSDLCPSAVNNFNN, encoded by the coding sequence ATGAAAACAAAATTTCCAAAAACTCAAAAAGCTGAAAAAGAAAGATTTTCCATAATAATCAACCGTTTAAAAGAAATATATCCTGATATAAAGATTCAACTGGATTTCACAAATCCTTTCGAACTTTTAATAGCAACTATTTTATCGGCTCAATGTACTGACGCAAGAGTAAATATTGTTACAAAATCACTATTCAAAAAATATTTAACTCCTTATGATTATTTGAAAGTACCGGTTGAAGAGCTCGAAAAAGATATATTTTCAACAGGTTTTTATAAAGCAAAAGCAAAAAACATCAGGGGTGCTTGCCGGAAAATTATCAGTGATTTCGATGGGAATGTCCCTGATAAAATGGATGACTTGCTCACTCTTCCCGGAGTCGGCAGGAAAACGGCTAATGTTGTTTTAGGACACTGTTTCAATACTCCCGGAATTGTTGTTGATACTCATGTTACACGAATTTCAAATTTACTTGGATTTACTGACACTAATGATGCAGTCAAAATTGAGTATAAACTTATGAAAATTCTTCCTAAAGAGGTCTGGGTTACTTTTACTCACTATTTTATAAATCACGGAAGAAATACCTGTATAGCACGGAGACCAAAATGCAGTGAATGTGTTGTTTCGGATTTGTGCCCTTCAGCAGTAAATAATTTCAATAATTAG
- a CDS encoding glycosyltransferase codes for MISVNKNIIPFFSVIVTCYNRGLTLQRALISLQSQSEQDWECLIVDDGSNDSSAIIAKRFCDSDRRFRYLYHSNRKQALSKNAGMLAASGIYITFLDSDDEYEIKHLELRKRILCQNPEVELLHGGVRIIGNEYVPDMNNPNKMIHLSDCVIGGTFFVYKNSALAIGGFNDVVYGDDTVFFEKAVKNGRTIAKINYPTYIYHRNSDDSLCNTINQNN; via the coding sequence ATGATTAGTGTAAACAAAAATATTATTCCCTTCTTTTCAGTGATAGTAACATGCTATAATCGGGGATTAACCCTACAGCGGGCACTAATATCCCTACAGTCACAGTCAGAGCAGGATTGGGAGTGCTTGATTGTTGATGATGGCTCAAATGACAGCTCTGCTATAATTGCAAAAAGATTTTGTGATTCTGACCGGAGATTCAGATATTTGTACCATTCCAATCGAAAGCAAGCACTTAGCAAAAATGCCGGAATGTTAGCAGCATCAGGAATTTATATCACTTTTCTTGATTCCGATGATGAATATGAAATCAAGCATCTCGAACTTCGCAAGCGTATTTTATGTCAGAATCCTGAAGTTGAATTATTGCATGGTGGTGTTAGAATTATCGGAAATGAATATGTACCCGATATGAATAATCCCAATAAGATGATACATCTTTCTGATTGTGTCATTGGCGGAACATTCTTTGTCTATAAAAATTCTGCACTTGCTATAGGTGGGTTCAATGATGTTGTTTATGGTGATGATACTGTATTCTTTGAAAAAGCAGTCAAAAATGGTCGTACGATTGCTAAAATAAATTATCCGACATATATTTATCATCGCAATAGTGATGATTCTTTGTGCAATACAATTAATCAAAATAACTAA
- the rsmG gene encoding 16S rRNA (guanine(527)-N(7))-methyltransferase RsmG: protein MDLVKLWTVCSSNNVVLSLEQLNSLERYHNELKYWNSKVNLISRKDEDNIFERHILHSLAIVKYVDFPHKSKVLDIGTGGGLPGIPVKIANPEIDLLMVDSINKKVKITKMFAQHTGLRKIDAVWARAESLSENQEYRRNFNFVLSRAVAKTEIIIGWIGRIIKPGAKIVLLKGGDLSEEISASKNLYPNLDIKEIQIDFIGVPYFKEEGKKILICTFEKD, encoded by the coding sequence ATGGATTTAGTCAAATTATGGACTGTCTGCTCAAGCAATAACGTTGTTTTGAGTCTCGAACAACTTAACTCTCTTGAGAGATACCACAACGAACTGAAATACTGGAATTCAAAAGTAAATCTCATTTCACGCAAAGATGAAGATAATATTTTTGAAAGGCATATTTTGCATAGTTTAGCAATAGTTAAATATGTGGATTTTCCTCACAAATCAAAGGTTCTTGATATTGGTACGGGAGGTGGACTTCCCGGAATACCTGTAAAAATTGCAAATCCTGAAATTGATTTGCTGATGGTAGATTCAATCAATAAAAAAGTCAAAATAACAAAAATGTTTGCGCAGCACACAGGCTTAAGAAAGATTGATGCAGTATGGGCACGAGCCGAATCACTTTCTGAGAATCAGGAATATCGAAGAAATTTTAACTTTGTGTTATCCCGCGCTGTGGCGAAAACAGAAATAATCATCGGTTGGATAGGTAGAATAATTAAGCCCGGTGCAAAAATTGTATTATTGAAAGGTGGAGACCTCAGCGAGGAAATTTCAGCCTCAAAAAATCTCTATCCAAATTTAGATATTAAAGAAATTCAGATAGATTTTATCGGAGTTCCATATTTTAAAGAAGAAGGGAAAAAAATACTCATCTGCACATTTGAAAAAGACTAA